Proteins encoded within one genomic window of Citrobacter amalonaticus Y19:
- a CDS encoding 2-hydroxyacid dehydrogenase — MKLAVYSTKQYDKKYLQQVNEAFGFELEFFDFLLTEKTAKTAHGCEAVCIFVNDDGSRAVLEELKNHGVKYIALRCAGFNNVDLDAAKELGLQVVRVPAYSPEAVAEHAVGMMMTLNRRIHRAYQRTRDANFSLEGLTGFTMHGKTAGVIGTGKIGIAALRILKGFGMRLLAFDPYPSAAALELGVEYVDLSTLFAESDVISLHCPLTPENYHLLNHAAFDQMKNGVMVINTSRGALIDSQAAIEALKNQKIGSLGMDVYENERDLFFEDKSNDVIQDDVFRRLSACHNVLFTGHQAFLTAEALTSISETTLENLRQLASGETCPNALF, encoded by the coding sequence ATGAAACTCGCCGTCTACAGTACAAAGCAGTACGACAAGAAGTACCTGCAACAGGTTAACGAGGCTTTTGGCTTTGAGCTTGAATTCTTTGATTTTCTGTTGACGGAGAAAACGGCAAAAACCGCACATGGTTGCGAAGCCGTTTGTATCTTCGTGAACGATGATGGCAGCCGTGCGGTACTCGAAGAGCTGAAAAATCATGGCGTTAAGTATATTGCGCTGCGCTGCGCGGGTTTCAATAACGTCGATCTGGATGCCGCAAAAGAACTCGGTCTGCAGGTCGTTCGCGTCCCGGCCTATTCTCCGGAAGCCGTCGCAGAACACGCGGTGGGCATGATGATGACTCTCAACCGCCGCATTCACCGCGCTTACCAGCGTACCCGCGACGCCAACTTCTCTCTTGAAGGGTTAACGGGTTTCACCATGCACGGTAAAACGGCGGGCGTCATTGGCACTGGGAAGATCGGCATCGCCGCCCTGCGTATTCTGAAAGGCTTTGGCATGCGTCTGCTGGCGTTTGACCCATACCCCAGCGCCGCGGCGCTCGAACTCGGCGTGGAATATGTTGACCTGTCGACACTGTTCGCCGAATCCGATGTGATTTCACTGCACTGCCCGTTAACACCGGAAAACTATCACCTGTTAAACCACGCCGCGTTTGATCAGATGAAGAACGGCGTGATGGTCATTAACACCAGTCGCGGTGCGTTGATTGATTCCCAGGCTGCAATTGAGGCGCTGAAAAATCAGAAAATTGGATCCCTCGGGATGGATGTTTACGAAAACGAGCGCGATCTGTTCTTCGAAGATAAGTCGAATGACGTCATCCAGGACGATGTCTTCCGTCGCCTGTCAGCTTGTCATAACGTGTTGTTCACCGGGCATCAGGCTTTCCTGACCGCTGAAGCGCTGACCAGCATTTCTGAGACCACGCTAGAGAATTTGCGGCAGTTAGCGAGCGGAGAAACCTGTCCTAACGCCCTGTTCTGA
- the hslJ gene encoding heat shock protein HslJ produces MKKVIALVALSLLVAGCVSNGKVSVSREQLQHHRFVLESVDGKPVNAAGHPLELSFGEKMTISGNMCNRFNGQASLSDGALKVKEMAMTRMMCADPKLSELDNTLSTMLKQGAQVDLTANQLTLATAEHTLSYKLADLM; encoded by the coding sequence ATGAAAAAGGTCATAGCGCTGGTTGCGCTGAGCCTGCTGGTAGCAGGTTGTGTAAGCAATGGAAAAGTATCGGTTAGCCGTGAGCAATTGCAGCATCACCGTTTTGTTCTGGAGAGCGTAGACGGTAAACCGGTCAATGCGGCGGGCCATCCGCTTGAGTTGAGCTTTGGCGAAAAAATGACGATTTCCGGCAATATGTGCAATCGCTTCAACGGTCAGGCATCACTCTCTGACGGCGCATTGAAAGTAAAAGAGATGGCGATGACCCGGATGATGTGCGCCGATCCCAAACTCAGCGAGCTGGACAACACCCTCAGCACCATGCTGAAACAGGGCGCACAGGTCGACCTGACCGCGAACCAGCTCACTCTGGCGACGGCGGAACACACGTTAAGCTATAAACTTGCCGATTTAATGTAG
- a CDS encoding DUF333 domain-containing protein — MRAAFWVGCAALLLSACSSDNEPVQQATAAHVAPGLKASMTSSGEANCAMIGGSLSVARQLDGSAIGMCALPNGKRCSEQSLAAGSCGSY, encoded by the coding sequence ATGCGCGCAGCGTTTTGGGTAGGATGTGCCGCGTTATTATTGTCGGCTTGCAGCAGTGACAACGAACCTGTTCAACAGGCGACAGCAGCACATGTCGCACCGGGTTTAAAAGCATCAATGACCAGTTCCGGTGAGGCCAATTGCGCCATGATTGGCGGTTCGCTTTCCGTTGCTCGTCAACTGGATGGATCGGCAATCGGCATGTGCGCGCTTCCCAACGGCAAACGTTGCAGTGAGCAATCCCTCGCCGCAGGAAGCTGTGGTAGCTATTAA
- a CDS encoding C40 family peptidase translates to MFRILLLTLLISVSSSSFAFVKNQAKDWGFNTYSPLSYSEGYFSQAPVPNKKAQLKRRIMSEFAVWRGTDYRWGGDSRNGIDCSAFTRRIIASVIHRRLPRTAQEQSHMGQRVSQRELKVGDLVFFKTEPNVHHVGVYIGNDSFIHASSSQGVTLSHLSNQYWQAHYLTARRVSA, encoded by the coding sequence ATGTTTCGAATATTACTGCTTACTTTACTTATTTCCGTCTCGTCATCGTCATTTGCCTTTGTGAAAAACCAGGCCAAAGACTGGGGGTTCAATACGTATTCGCCACTCTCTTATTCTGAAGGGTACTTTTCACAAGCGCCTGTTCCGAATAAGAAAGCGCAACTGAAGCGTCGCATTATGAGTGAATTTGCGGTGTGGAGAGGAACTGATTACCGTTGGGGGGGTGACAGCCGCAACGGTATTGATTGCTCGGCGTTTACGCGCAGAATTATTGCCTCGGTTATCCATAGACGCTTGCCGCGGACCGCGCAGGAGCAAAGTCACATGGGGCAGAGAGTCAGTCAGCGTGAACTAAAAGTTGGCGATCTGGTGTTCTTTAAAACGGAGCCGAACGTACATCATGTTGGCGTCTATATCGGCAATGATTCCTTTATTCATGCGTCCAGTTCGCAAGGTGTGACGCTGTCACATTTGTCGAATCAGTACTGGCAGGCGCACTATCTGACCGCGCGTCGGGTAAGCGCATAA